The proteins below come from a single Molothrus ater isolate BHLD 08-10-18 breed brown headed cowbird chromosome 3, BPBGC_Mater_1.1, whole genome shotgun sequence genomic window:
- the NMBR gene encoding neuromedin-B receptor — MEPEPPPELTAVPLGENGSVRLVPDTALLSPGRDTAVFIIRCVIPSLYLLIITVGLLGNITLMKIFISNSAMRSVPNIFISSLAAGDLLLLVTCVPVDASRYFSEEWLFGEVGCKLIPVIQLTSVGVSVFTLTALSADRYKAIVNPMDIQTSSAVLWTCLKATAIWVISMLLAVPEAVFSELAHINDTDNATFTACIPYPMTDDMHPKIHSVLLFLVYFLVPLVIITIYYYHIAKSLIKSAHNIPGEHSEHSKRQMETRKRLAKIVLVFVGFFAICWFPNHVLYMYRSFNYNKIDPSMGHMVVTLVARVLSFCNSCVNPFALYFLSESFRRHFNNQLCCRKKAQKERSASYLCNSSAIQMTSLKSNTRNTVTTMTQLNGHNLKQEMSL; from the exons ATGGAGCCAGAGCCCCCGCCCGAGCTCACAGCAGTGCCCCTCGGGGAGAATGGGAGTGTCCGCCTGGTGCCcgacacagccctgctgtccccgggGAGAGACACGGCCGTGTTCATCATCCGCTGTGTGATCCCTTCACTTTACCTGCTCATCATCACTGTCGGCTTGCTGGGCAACATCACCCTCATGAAGATCTTCATTTCCAACAGCGCCATGAGAAGTGTGCCCAACATTTTCATCTCCAGCCTCGCTGCTGGTGATCTGCTCCTGCTAGTGACCTGTGTGCCCGTGGATGCCTCCCGGTATTTCTCTGAAGAGTGGCTTTTTGGAGAAGTGGGCTGCAAGCTCATCCCTGTCATCCAGCTGACCTCTGTTGGTGTCTCTGTCTTCACCCTCACTGCCCTCAGTGCTGACAG GTACAAAGCAATTGTAAATCCCATGGACATCCAGACCtccagtgcagtgctgtggaCTTGTCTCAAAGCCACTGCCATCTGGGTAATCTCCATGCTCCTGGCAGTTCCTGAAGCAGTGTTCTCTGAACTGGCTCACATCAATGACACAGATAATGCCACTTTCACAGCATGCATACCATACCCCATGACAGACGACATGCACCCAAAGAtccattctgtgctgcttttccttgtgTATTTCCTTGTCCCTCTTGTAATTATCACTATCTACTACTATCATATTGCAAAGAGTTTAATAAAAAGTGCTCACAACATCCCTGGGGAACACAGTGAGCATTCCAAAAGACAG ATGGAAACTCGGAAGCGTCTGGCAAAAattgttttagtttttgttgGCTTCTTTGCTATCTGCTGGTTTCCTAACCACGTGCTATACATGTACAGATCCTTTAATTACAATAAGATTGATCCATCAATGGGACATATGGTTGTTACCTTAGTGGCCCGAGTGCTAAGCTTCTGCAACTCTTGTGTCAACCCATTCGCACTGTATTTCCTCAGTGAGAGTTTTAGAAGACATTTCAAcaaccagctctgctgcaggaagaaaGCTCAGAAAGAGAGATCTGCCAGCTACTTGTGCAACTCTTCTGCCATTCAAATGACTTCCCTGAAAAGCAATACCAGGAACACAGTAACTACCATGACACAACTGAATGGGCACAACTTGAAACAAGAAATGTCATTATGA
- the GJE1 gene encoding putative gap junction epsilon-1 protein, whose product MSPNYIRSFSEGCLRPPTVIGQFHTLFFGSIRMFFLGVLGFAVYGNEALHFSCDPDKREVNLFCYNQFRPITPQVFWALQLVIVLVPGAFFHLYAACKSIKQEDILQKSSYTGFYIFSVFLRIVLEVVAFWLQIQLFGFKVNAIYMCDVGALDKKFNITRCMVPEHFEKTIFLIAMYTFTVITVILCVAEIFEISCRRLGILKTQ is encoded by the exons ATGTCCCCCAACTACATCCGGAGCTTCTCGGAGGGATGT CTCAGGCCACCAACAGTAATTGGACAATTCCACACTCTTTTTTTTGGCTCAATTCGAATGTTTTTCCTTGGTGTTTTGGGCTTTGCTGTTTATGGAAATGAGGCCTTGCATTTCAGCTGTGACCCAGACAAGAGAGAGGTTAATCTTTTCTGTTACAACCAGTTCAGACCTATAACTCCTCAG GTATTCTGGGCATTACAGCTGGTGATTGTACTTGTACCTGGAGCCTTTTTTCACCTTTATGCTGCTTGTAAGAGCATCAAACAGGAAGATATTCTCCAAAAGTCATCATACACTGGTTTTTATatcttctctgttttcttaaGGATTGTCCTTGAAGTTGTGGCTTTTTGGCTTCAGATTCAGCTCTTTGGTTTCAAAGTGAATGCAATCTACATGTGTGATGTGGGAGCACTCGATAAAAAGTTTAACATTACCCGGTGCATGGTGCCAGAGCACTTTGAAAAGACAATCTTTCTTATTGCAATGTACACATTTACTGTGATTACAGTGATCTTGTGTGTTGCTGAAATTTTTGAAATCTCATGTAGAAGGCTAGGTATCTTAAAAACTCAGTGA